The Styela clava chromosome 10, kaStyClav1.hap1.2, whole genome shotgun sequence genome window below encodes:
- the LOC120337811 gene encoding uncharacterized protein LOC120337811 isoform X1: protein MRSEIFGISLKIKRVHPSHPTLEMKSSSTYPSYSNVAEKILLFESKSSLETTFNNKEDIVYQKYTTFSSETVSTSTLRLSNGVLNPKLACDFSFADRSSSFSNFVENFDEESTYERRVMTGTINVKIARSNQLEQNNRAARNANGFADALDESSDSSREEGDDEEISLDDARKYSPDTRSSIVCKMTNRSPNRSSGYAPFYEDSYSSTDQDEVVQESMVFRKKHQSEATLLQKYQDRLNNNEDEERVSNYSNSPEETDDNKSPNDDVYDSDSSTEFLYCREKCVRHFGPDSIDDTNSSHSESLHENQFSSDKSSTSCTSGSESSICANQYGSVKRSSNAFSDDDDDLLRSRESCIKRFRSNEGLAVTPPDSDANLEYAQYLSGSDDSPLGASSCTTESTVYYASSPIVGQEAEYGNVGYPLGQIANLPLNSDNSLTHAHVHGAHADHPTAGKDYGVEDDNVYYRSPEYQDTKDFLDLFHDPDTILPFQLHPIHTEDMVQYYNFMCEKELVSHPSHCLRGQPNIKHSMRSILVEWLTKISHHYKFNGQSLHLTINILDRYTERQKRIYRGHYQLLGVTSLLVATKQLEVDIPPVTTCLMLCRNLYSKTQLLSLERHLLDILEFDLNVPTAHSFLDYYVISRYEQNSDRRQIGTFGDWQAQRCKSRPPSYLKKLLCISRCLLDYGLADYNFSQFIPSIAARAAMTIAENILEDAISSTFWPRPYRYLDSVDSRFIDGLARSQEFYHRRTSAKTANDSSQLFSRGISEEDFTEEGDIRVCVGVLRDVVGDDKIAHIQETLDNVVKRAVLKYVENNSFENLSRNKMSSTTLAIAVAIVCCIVTKIYAAPVRTEAELDGFHIGGVEDGRLPYVQLVAMVPLAYDTLESDGEPDHDKHPLLLRHLRKYLAQAI, encoded by the exons ATGCGTTCGGAAATATTCGGAATAAGTTTGAAGATAAAAAGAGTTCACCCATCTCACCCGACGCTGGAAATG AAGTCCTCATCAACTTATCCTTCGTATTCAAATGTCGCCGAAAAAATTCTTTTGTTTGAATCGAAGTCTTCTTTAGAGACGACCTTCAACAATAAAGAGGATATCGTTTATC AAAAATACACAACCTTTTCGTCAGAGACGGTGTCAACATCAACTTTACGACTTAGCAATGGTGTTCTGAATCCAAAACTGGCATGTGACTTCAGCTTCGCCGATCGCTCTTCTTCATTTTCCAACTTTGTTGAAAATTTCGACGAAGAGAGTACATACGAAAGAAGGGTGATGACTGGCAcgataaatgttaaaattgcaC GGTCAAATCAGCTGGAGCAGAATAACCGGGCGGCGAGAAATGCGAACGGTTTCGCAGATGCACTTGATGAGTCGTCAGATTCTAGTCGAGAAGAGGGAGATGATGAAGAAATATCTCTGGACGATGCAAGAAAATATTCTCCGGATACTCGATCCTCAATCGTTTGTAAAATGACAAATCGATCCCCCAACCGGTCTTCTGGATACGCCCCGTTCTATGAAGATTCGTACAGCAGTACAGATCAGGATGAAGTCGTTCAAGAATCGATGGTTTTTAGAAAAAAGCATCAATCTGAAGCGACTcttcttcaaaaatatcaagATCGATTAAATAATAATGAAGACGAGGAAAGAGTGTCGAATTATTCCAATTCACCAGAAGAAACTGACGACAACAAGTCTCCAAACGATGACGTCTATGATTCTGATTCAAGCACGGAATTCTTGTATTGCCGAGAAAAATGCGTTCGTCATTTTGGCCCCGACAGCATTGATGACACAAACTCTAGCCACAGCGAATCGCTTCACGAGAACCAATTTTCTTCTGACAAAAGCAGTACTAGTTGTACATCTGGATCCGAATCGAGCATTTGTGCAAATCAGTATGGATCAGTGAAACGGTCATCCAACGCCTTCAGCGACGATGACGACGACCTTCTTCGTTCACGTGAATCTTGCATAAAACGTTTCCGTAGCAACGAAGGGCTTGCTGTAACGCCACCGGACTCCGACGCAAACCTTGAATACGCCCAATACTTGTCTGGAAGTGACGATTCTCCGCTAGGTGCGTCATCTTGCACAACGGAATCGACAGTTTACTATGCCTCATCACCAATTGTAGGACAAGAAGCGGAATATGGCAACGTTGGATACCCCCTCGGACAGATTGCTAATCTACCTTTGAATTCCGACAATTCTCTAACTCATGCTCATGTTCACGGAGCCCACGCCGACCACCCCACAGCCGGAAAAGACTACGGTGTCGAAGATGACAACGTATATTACAGATCACCGGAATATCagg ATACAAAAGATTTTCTGGATCTTTTCCATGATCCAGACACGATACTTCCCTTTCAACTCCATCCTATTCATACTGAAGATATGGTTCAATATTACAATTTCATGTGTGAAAAAGAATTGGTGTCGCATCCATCTCATTGTCTTCGCGGACAGCCAAAT ATAAAGCACAGTATGAGAAGTATACTTGTCGAATGGCTCACCAAAATTTCACACCATTACAAGTTCAACGGTCAGAGTTTACATTTGACCATCAATATTCTTGACCGCTATACTGAAAGACAGAAAAGAATTTATCGTGGTCACTATCAGTTGCTTGGAGTTACTAGCTTGTTAGTTGCCACTAAACAG CTAGAAGTTGATATTCCACCGGTTACCACCTGCCTTATGCTTTGTCGTAACCTGTATTCAAAAACGCAACTTCTTTCGCTCGAGCGTCACCTACTGGATATACTAGAATTTGATCTGAATGTTCCAACCGCTCACTCGTTTTTGGATTACTACGTCATATCGAGATACGAGCAAAACTCTGACAGACGGCAGATTGGGACATTCGGTGATTGGCAAGCCCAACGTTGCAAGAGTCGACCACCGAGCTACCTAAA AAAGTTGCTCTGTATTTCACGATGCCTCTTGGACTATGGACTAGCTGATTACAACTTTTCTCAATTCATACCATCAATAGCGGCAAGGGCCGCTATGACAATTGCGGAGAATATTCTTGAGGATGCAATATCTTCAACATTTTGGCCACGACCTTACAGATATCTTGACTCGGTTGATTCCAG ATTTATTGATGGCCTGGCGAGGAGTCAAGAGTTTTATCATCGAAGAACATCTGCTAAAACCGCCAATGATAGCAGCCAATTATTTTCACGAGGTATCAGCGAGGAAGATTTCACTGAAGAAGGAGACATTCGTGTTTGTGTTGGTGTTCTTCGTGACGTAGTGGGTGACGACAAAATTGCACACATTCAAGAAACTCTGGATAATGTGGTAAAAAG AGCCGTTCTGAAATATGTGGAGAATAATTCTTTCGAAAACCTTTCCCGTAACAAAATGTCTTCCACAACGTTGGCAATTGCTGTTGCAATCGTGTGTTGCATAGTCACCAAAATCTATGCTGCTCCTGTAAGGACTGAAGCAGAGCTCGATGGGTTTCACATAGGTGGTGTAGAAGATGGAAGATTACCCTACGTGCAATTGGTTGCAATGGTCCCTCTTGCGTACGACACCCTGGAATCTGATG GTGAACCTGATCATGATAAGCACCCGCTTTTATTGAGACATCTCAGAAAATACTTGGCTCAAGCAATAtaa
- the LOC120337811 gene encoding uncharacterized protein LOC120337811 isoform X2, whose amino-acid sequence MRSEIFGISLKIKRVHPSHPTLEMKSSSTYPSYSNVAEKILLFESKSSLETTFNNKEDIVYQKYTTFSSETVSTSTLRLSNGVLNPKLACDFSFADRSSSFSNFVENFDEESTYERRVMTGTINVKIARSNQLEQNNRAARNANGFADALDESSDSSREEGDDEEISLDDARKYSPDTRSSIVCKMTNRSPNRSSGYAPFYEDSYSSTDQDEVVQESMVFRKKHQSEATLLQKYQDRLNNNEDEERVSNYSNSPEETDDNKSPNDDVYDSDSSTEFLYCREKCVRHFGPDSIDDTNSSHSESLHENQFSSDKSSTSCTSGSESSICANQYGSVKRSSNAFSDDDDDLLRSRESCIKRFRSNEGLAVTPPDSDANLEYAQYLSGSDDSPLGASSCTTESTVYYASSPIVGQEAEYGNVGYPLGQIANLPLNSDNSLTHAHVHGAHADHPTAGKDYGVEDDNVYYRSPEYQDTKDFLDLFHDPDTILPFQLHPIHTEDMVQYYNFMCEKELVSHPSHCLRGQPNIKHSMRSILVEWLTKISHHYKFNGQSLHLTINILDRYTERQKRIYRGHYQLLGVTSLLVATKQLEVDIPPVTTCLMLCRNLYSKTQLLSLERHLLDILEFDLNVPTAHSFLDYYVISRYEQNSDRRQIGTFGDWQAQRCKSRPPSYLKKLLCISRCLLDYGLADYNFSQFIPSIAARAAMTIAENILEDAISSTFWPRPYRYLDSVDSRFIDGLARSQEFYHRRTSAKTANDSSQLFSRGISEEDFTEEGDIRVCVGVLRDVVGDDKIAHIQETLDNVVKRTVLLSI is encoded by the exons ATGCGTTCGGAAATATTCGGAATAAGTTTGAAGATAAAAAGAGTTCACCCATCTCACCCGACGCTGGAAATG AAGTCCTCATCAACTTATCCTTCGTATTCAAATGTCGCCGAAAAAATTCTTTTGTTTGAATCGAAGTCTTCTTTAGAGACGACCTTCAACAATAAAGAGGATATCGTTTATC AAAAATACACAACCTTTTCGTCAGAGACGGTGTCAACATCAACTTTACGACTTAGCAATGGTGTTCTGAATCCAAAACTGGCATGTGACTTCAGCTTCGCCGATCGCTCTTCTTCATTTTCCAACTTTGTTGAAAATTTCGACGAAGAGAGTACATACGAAAGAAGGGTGATGACTGGCAcgataaatgttaaaattgcaC GGTCAAATCAGCTGGAGCAGAATAACCGGGCGGCGAGAAATGCGAACGGTTTCGCAGATGCACTTGATGAGTCGTCAGATTCTAGTCGAGAAGAGGGAGATGATGAAGAAATATCTCTGGACGATGCAAGAAAATATTCTCCGGATACTCGATCCTCAATCGTTTGTAAAATGACAAATCGATCCCCCAACCGGTCTTCTGGATACGCCCCGTTCTATGAAGATTCGTACAGCAGTACAGATCAGGATGAAGTCGTTCAAGAATCGATGGTTTTTAGAAAAAAGCATCAATCTGAAGCGACTcttcttcaaaaatatcaagATCGATTAAATAATAATGAAGACGAGGAAAGAGTGTCGAATTATTCCAATTCACCAGAAGAAACTGACGACAACAAGTCTCCAAACGATGACGTCTATGATTCTGATTCAAGCACGGAATTCTTGTATTGCCGAGAAAAATGCGTTCGTCATTTTGGCCCCGACAGCATTGATGACACAAACTCTAGCCACAGCGAATCGCTTCACGAGAACCAATTTTCTTCTGACAAAAGCAGTACTAGTTGTACATCTGGATCCGAATCGAGCATTTGTGCAAATCAGTATGGATCAGTGAAACGGTCATCCAACGCCTTCAGCGACGATGACGACGACCTTCTTCGTTCACGTGAATCTTGCATAAAACGTTTCCGTAGCAACGAAGGGCTTGCTGTAACGCCACCGGACTCCGACGCAAACCTTGAATACGCCCAATACTTGTCTGGAAGTGACGATTCTCCGCTAGGTGCGTCATCTTGCACAACGGAATCGACAGTTTACTATGCCTCATCACCAATTGTAGGACAAGAAGCGGAATATGGCAACGTTGGATACCCCCTCGGACAGATTGCTAATCTACCTTTGAATTCCGACAATTCTCTAACTCATGCTCATGTTCACGGAGCCCACGCCGACCACCCCACAGCCGGAAAAGACTACGGTGTCGAAGATGACAACGTATATTACAGATCACCGGAATATCagg ATACAAAAGATTTTCTGGATCTTTTCCATGATCCAGACACGATACTTCCCTTTCAACTCCATCCTATTCATACTGAAGATATGGTTCAATATTACAATTTCATGTGTGAAAAAGAATTGGTGTCGCATCCATCTCATTGTCTTCGCGGACAGCCAAAT ATAAAGCACAGTATGAGAAGTATACTTGTCGAATGGCTCACCAAAATTTCACACCATTACAAGTTCAACGGTCAGAGTTTACATTTGACCATCAATATTCTTGACCGCTATACTGAAAGACAGAAAAGAATTTATCGTGGTCACTATCAGTTGCTTGGAGTTACTAGCTTGTTAGTTGCCACTAAACAG CTAGAAGTTGATATTCCACCGGTTACCACCTGCCTTATGCTTTGTCGTAACCTGTATTCAAAAACGCAACTTCTTTCGCTCGAGCGTCACCTACTGGATATACTAGAATTTGATCTGAATGTTCCAACCGCTCACTCGTTTTTGGATTACTACGTCATATCGAGATACGAGCAAAACTCTGACAGACGGCAGATTGGGACATTCGGTGATTGGCAAGCCCAACGTTGCAAGAGTCGACCACCGAGCTACCTAAA AAAGTTGCTCTGTATTTCACGATGCCTCTTGGACTATGGACTAGCTGATTACAACTTTTCTCAATTCATACCATCAATAGCGGCAAGGGCCGCTATGACAATTGCGGAGAATATTCTTGAGGATGCAATATCTTCAACATTTTGGCCACGACCTTACAGATATCTTGACTCGGTTGATTCCAG ATTTATTGATGGCCTGGCGAGGAGTCAAGAGTTTTATCATCGAAGAACATCTGCTAAAACCGCCAATGATAGCAGCCAATTATTTTCACGAGGTATCAGCGAGGAAGATTTCACTGAAGAAGGAGACATTCGTGTTTGTGTTGGTGTTCTTCGTGACGTAGTGGGTGACGACAAAATTGCACACATTCAAGAAACTCTGGATAATGTGGTAAAAAG AACggttttgttatcaatataG
- the LOC120338095 gene encoding uncharacterized protein LOC120338095, translating into MQNGDDNSSDELEDEARDAVWSLKSKGITRTRSMSPNQFSSRRRRMLLEKKRKKSSLAEENEEDDDVADNGPRHLEDLPQLELEGAPAGWHASRAGRSREQAPPVAAMNKGRRSSAFPISGMTSLDVRRPSVGGQRRASQMTFDEWVHLKKFQEMQEAANTARRNSKDVIKNHKTNMKHNISYEEWSKQTEERKKRDLEEHEKLRMQFLEEREAAEKAKYKKKMSFDQWKKIKEAAKDGKLKQENGEHTLEGGTEEERKKKSEEAHRKWMIKKELEEIKRDRDMLLRMQNANLTINAPNVPTGSSGNRRTSWIDANAALKVAANRG; encoded by the exons atgcag AATGGTGATGACAACTCTTCGGATGAGTTAGAGGATGAAGCTAGAGACGCAGTTTGGTCATTGAAATCTAAAGGAATCACAAGGACGAGATCAATGAGTCCGAATCAGTTTTCTAG TCGCAGACGAAGAATGTTACtggaaaagaaaagaaaaaaatcttcTCTTGCTGAAGAAAATGAAGAAGATGATGATGTTGCT GATAATGGCCCGCGTCATTTGGAGGATTTACCACAACTAGAGTTAGAAGGTGCCCCGGCAGGATGGCACGCATCCCGTGCGGGCCGGTCTCGTGAACAAGCTCCTCCAGTGGCAGCAATGAATAAAGGAAGGCGAAGTAGTGCCTTCCCAATTTCAGGCATGACATCATTAGACGTTAGAAGACCTTCTGTAGGTGGGCAAAGGAGGGCGAGCCAGATGACATTTGACGAATGGGTACACCTGAAGAAGTTTCAAGAGATGCAAGAAGCTGCCAACACCGCTCGGCGTAACTCGAAAGACGTAATAAAAAACCACAAGACAAACATGAAACATAATATTAGTTACGAGGAATGGAGTAAACAGACTGAG GAACGTAAAAAACGCGATCTCGAAGAACATGAGAAGCTTAGAATGCAATTTCTAGAAGAAAGAGAGGCTGCTGagaaagcaaaatataaaaagaaaatgaGTTTTGATCAATGGAAAAAGATCAAAGAGGCTGCGAAGGATGGAAAACTGAAGCAAGAAAATGGAGAACATACTCTTGAAGGTGGAACAGAGGAAGAACGTAAAAAGAAATCCGAAGAAGCTCATAGGAAATGGATGATTAAAAAAGAacttgaagaaattaaaaggGACCGTGATATGCTACTTAGAATGCAGAATGCTAATTTAACCATAAATGCACCAAATGTTCCCACAGGATCTTCGGGAAATCGACGCACAAGTTGGATTGACGCAAATGCTGCATTAAAAGTTGCAGCAAACAGAGGATAG
- the LOC120337775 gene encoding uncharacterized protein LOC120337775 codes for MAENPKNDVGMLRRRRRSEPAVLMQHNLNRLKFHRSSINYPSKIQEEDEVSKNAVQTSYINLQNGKRVEYSGDVKYTPPRTRRLSLDSRFSEPGKKKLTFEQWCKMVHERSKREKMKQESDEQRKFLELTTRRNSITFEEWNKNVEMRKKIEELKIAEKEKEDLETKEAERLNNMKRRISFTEWLGQKTERQSINYDNANKESTSEIRVRRSGLDSINIFDGSNITRQMRRNSETPLPVSVSVDEKEINKLQKSNDAFQKWMVKKELEAIKKEREELLKSRQLFSEYLKQNSSVCFPSLV; via the exons atggcTGAGAACCCAAAAAACGATGTTGGAATGTTACGAAGAAGAAGAAGATCAGAACCCGCAGTTCTCATGCAGCATAATTTAAATCgtttaaaatttcaccgttcatCAATTAATTATCCATCTAAAATTCAAGAAGAAGATGAAGTATCTAAAAACGCAGTACAAACATCATACATCAATCTTCAAAATGGAAAACGAGTAGAATATTCTGGTGATGTGAAATATACACCTCCACGTACAAGACGACTTTCACTAGATTCACGTTTCAGTGAACCTGGCAAGAAGAAGCTGACGTTTGAACAATGGTGTAAAATGGTGCACGAAAGATCAAAACGTGAAAAAATGAAACAGGAATCGGAT GAACAGAGAAAGTTTCTTGAGTTAACAACGAGAAGAAATAGTATTACTTTTGAAGAGTggaataaaaatgttgaaatgcGGAAAAAGATCGAAGAATTGAAAATCGCGGAAAAAGAGAAGGAAGATTTAGAAACCAAAGAAGCAGAAAGATTGAACAACATGAAACGAAGAATTTCTTTTACCGAATGGTTAGGACAAAAAACGGAAAGACAGTCG ATAAATTATGACAACGCCAATAAAGAATCAACGTCGGAGATAAGAGTGCGTCGATCCGGCCTTGACagcataaatatttttgatggtTCTAACATTACTCGTCAAATGCGTCGAAATTCAGAAACACCTTTACCAGTATCAGTATCCGTCGATGAGAAAGAAATCAACAAATTGCAAAAATCGAATGATGCCTTCCAGAAATGGATGGTTAAAAAGGAACTTGAGGCTATTAAAAAAGAACGTGAAGAATTACTAAAATCTCGTCAacttttttcagaatatttgaAGCAAAATTCTTCAGTCTGCTTTCCTTCACTGGTATAA
- the LOC120337773 gene encoding uncharacterized protein LOC120337773 isoform X2, giving the protein MTDSDEQRVKPQVPLDFDSLSGPNLQTVCPVPPMPDMAYPQPYPYALINGGLYGENEGGNRLFYQGQLDDKIPANAYFSSYQTPYRYYTHIAYPSPVRTTNVKRRGGRTKSRGVSRVKYNTKRSIDKTTTKEYQQPSDIMLDNLNSAIPITKTGKKRGRKPGKARVSTAKEIPGLTRVKRKYVRRKVKEKPITDIVQLTESLVKLLLPPEKNSSKSPELDDIFIEELENMAWSTDELPQEDGLSEDDVNAFNDLIKELSLNSDKKSRYENVNSKKKSCGDKKGGRTKEEKSENKRQQSSGITPRKNILNCRWRAMRSRKSILDNDFGSSAVPPSTDTFNCKVGGKCSNKWQLLQRHVLGNKVVKQLREERQTERLIKVLCSTPQRTLRARNREEGDMSAHDTSATSSETASPDKTASSWISLSDTSFNITGQGAELCAIPHGDSNLPPGYFSVDGGICPDIEPTFLVSSSSSYNEVHNRKEPLNNSNQLLYSNQNFVSPTN; this is encoded by the exons ATGACAGACAGCGATGAACAACGCGTGAAACCGCAGGTTCCTTTGGATTTCGATAGTTTATCTGGACCAAACTTACAAACTGTTTGTCCGGTGCCACCCATGCCCGATATGGCTTATCCTCAGCCGTATCCATACGCTCTGATAAATGGTGGATTATACGGGGAAAATGAAGGTGGAAACAGGTTGTTTTATCAAGGACAATTGGATGATAAAATACCGGCAAACGCTTACTTCTCCTCATATCAGACACCCTACAGATATTATACTCATATTGCATATCCTTCTCCAGTACGAACTACAAACGTAAAACGTCGAGGCGGTCGTACAAAAA GTCGAGGAGTATCGCGGGTAAAATACAATACGAAGAGATCCATTGACAAAACTACTACAAAAGAATATCAG CAACCTTCGGACATTATGTTAGATAATTTGAACTCTGCCATACCAATAACGAAAACAGGCAAAAAACGCGGAAGAAAGCCTGGCAAAGCAAGAGTATCCACCGCCAAAGAAATACCTGGATTGACGAGAGTGAAAAGAAAGTACGTGCGAAGAAAAGTAAAAGAGAAGCCTATTACTGATATTGTTCAACTCACAGAGAGTTTGGTAAAACTTCTACTTCCTCCAGAAAAAAATAGTTCTAAATCTCCGGAGTTAGATGACATTTTTATCGAAGAACTAGAGAATATGGCTTGGTCTACAGATGAACTACCCCAAG AGGATGGACTGAGCGAAGATGACGTAAACGCTTTTAATGATCTCATTAAAGAACTTTCATTAAACTCTGACAAAAAGAGTCGATATGAAAATGTTAATTCAAAGAAAAAATCCTGCGGAGACAAGAAAG gtGGAAGGACTAAAGAAGAAAAATCGGAGAATAAAAGACAGCAATCGAGCGGTATTACACCAAGAAAGAACATACTAAATTGCCGCTGGAGGGCAATGCGGAGTAGAAAATCTATACTAGACAACGATTTTGGAAGTTCAGCCGTTCCACCTTCAACCGACACTTTCAATTGTAAAGTAGGAGGGAAATGCTCAAACAAATGGCAATTATTACAG AGACATGTCCTAGGAAACAAAGTTGTTAAACAACTACGAGAAGAGCGACAAACTGAAAGACTTATTAAAGTACTTTGCAGCACCCCACAGAGAACATTGAGAGCGAGAAATCGTGAA GAAGGCGATATGTCTGCTCATGATACATCTGCAACATCAAGCGAAACCGCAAGTCCAGACAAAACTGCGTCAAGCTGGATTAGCCTTAGTGATACTAGTTTTAATATAACTGGACAAGGCGCTGAATTATGTGCAATTCCTCACGGAGATTCAAACCTTCCTCCAGGTTATTTTTCTGTCGATGGAGGAATCTGTCCTGATATTGAACCAACATTTCTTGT atcatcatcatcatcgtATAATGAAGTTCACAATCGGAAAGAGCCTCTCAACAATTCAAACCAATTGCTATATTCCAACCAAAATTTCGTCTCTCCAACCAACtga
- the LOC120337773 gene encoding uncharacterized protein LOC120337773 isoform X1, which yields MTDSDEQRVKPQVPLDFDSLSGPNLQTVCPVPPMPDMAYPQPYPYALINGGLYGENEGGNRLFYQGQLDDKIPANAYFSSYQTPYRYYTHIAYPSPVRTTNVKRRGGRTKSRGVSRVKYNTKRSIDKTTTKEYQQPSDIMLDNLNSAIPITKTGKKRGRKPGKARVSTAKEIPGLTRVKRKYVRRKVKEKPITDIVQLTESLVKLLLPPEKNSSKSPELDDIFIEELENMAWSTDELPQAEDGLSEDDVNAFNDLIKELSLNSDKKSRYENVNSKKKSCGDKKGGRTKEEKSENKRQQSSGITPRKNILNCRWRAMRSRKSILDNDFGSSAVPPSTDTFNCKVGGKCSNKWQLLQRHVLGNKVVKQLREERQTERLIKVLCSTPQRTLRARNREEGDMSAHDTSATSSETASPDKTASSWISLSDTSFNITGQGAELCAIPHGDSNLPPGYFSVDGGICPDIEPTFLVSSSSSYNEVHNRKEPLNNSNQLLYSNQNFVSPTN from the exons ATGACAGACAGCGATGAACAACGCGTGAAACCGCAGGTTCCTTTGGATTTCGATAGTTTATCTGGACCAAACTTACAAACTGTTTGTCCGGTGCCACCCATGCCCGATATGGCTTATCCTCAGCCGTATCCATACGCTCTGATAAATGGTGGATTATACGGGGAAAATGAAGGTGGAAACAGGTTGTTTTATCAAGGACAATTGGATGATAAAATACCGGCAAACGCTTACTTCTCCTCATATCAGACACCCTACAGATATTATACTCATATTGCATATCCTTCTCCAGTACGAACTACAAACGTAAAACGTCGAGGCGGTCGTACAAAAA GTCGAGGAGTATCGCGGGTAAAATACAATACGAAGAGATCCATTGACAAAACTACTACAAAAGAATATCAG CAACCTTCGGACATTATGTTAGATAATTTGAACTCTGCCATACCAATAACGAAAACAGGCAAAAAACGCGGAAGAAAGCCTGGCAAAGCAAGAGTATCCACCGCCAAAGAAATACCTGGATTGACGAGAGTGAAAAGAAAGTACGTGCGAAGAAAAGTAAAAGAGAAGCCTATTACTGATATTGTTCAACTCACAGAGAGTTTGGTAAAACTTCTACTTCCTCCAGAAAAAAATAGTTCTAAATCTCCGGAGTTAGATGACATTTTTATCGAAGAACTAGAGAATATGGCTTGGTCTACAGATGAACTACCCCAAG CAGAGGATGGACTGAGCGAAGATGACGTAAACGCTTTTAATGATCTCATTAAAGAACTTTCATTAAACTCTGACAAAAAGAGTCGATATGAAAATGTTAATTCAAAGAAAAAATCCTGCGGAGACAAGAAAG gtGGAAGGACTAAAGAAGAAAAATCGGAGAATAAAAGACAGCAATCGAGCGGTATTACACCAAGAAAGAACATACTAAATTGCCGCTGGAGGGCAATGCGGAGTAGAAAATCTATACTAGACAACGATTTTGGAAGTTCAGCCGTTCCACCTTCAACCGACACTTTCAATTGTAAAGTAGGAGGGAAATGCTCAAACAAATGGCAATTATTACAG AGACATGTCCTAGGAAACAAAGTTGTTAAACAACTACGAGAAGAGCGACAAACTGAAAGACTTATTAAAGTACTTTGCAGCACCCCACAGAGAACATTGAGAGCGAGAAATCGTGAA GAAGGCGATATGTCTGCTCATGATACATCTGCAACATCAAGCGAAACCGCAAGTCCAGACAAAACTGCGTCAAGCTGGATTAGCCTTAGTGATACTAGTTTTAATATAACTGGACAAGGCGCTGAATTATGTGCAATTCCTCACGGAGATTCAAACCTTCCTCCAGGTTATTTTTCTGTCGATGGAGGAATCTGTCCTGATATTGAACCAACATTTCTTGT atcatcatcatcatcgtATAATGAAGTTCACAATCGGAAAGAGCCTCTCAACAATTCAAACCAATTGCTATATTCCAACCAAAATTTCGTCTCTCCAACCAACtga